The Acropora palmata chromosome 3, jaAcrPala1.3, whole genome shotgun sequence nucleotide sequence AATTCATGGTCTGAAGACACTTCACCTGTATCAGCCTCGTCAATATACAATTTCAGGGAAAGCACTCGGAAAAGAAGTCTGGACACGAATGAGACAAGAGATTGTCACGTGACTGGTGAAGACAAGTCCTCAAGGAAGGAGAGCCCGCGGAAAAAAGACGGGCGGGGCTCATTCTTCGTTCCCGGGATGTACAAAGATACATCCGTTTGAACCTCGTGCACAATCATCCGTGATGTTTTCGCTCTTCGGTGTATGACCTTTTTAACTTAATTCCGCCAGAAGGCCCCTTTCCGTGACGCCCTGAAAAGTGTGACGCGTGACTTAGGTCTACAAGCGTGACGAGAAGGAAAGACATTTGCGCACCTTTAACGTTTAGTTTCGCCTCGGCTGCTTTGCTTGAAGgtttcaattatttgccttCTAAATGTTAGAGATTCTTTATAATTTATACTGTAAGTGATATTTATGTCAAGACAGTTTTGCTTGCTTTAAAGTCTTAAAATGgttgattaatatttttgtatgattcacatattgtttttctttcttattgaACAACCTTTATTGACATACAGCCGCGTTTTACTTCACATTCtacagaaataaaatcaagGCGGAACTTGATGAAGTGTGAGTAACAACGCAGCTTATGAATTCAAATTGCGATTATCATCACTGAGATTCATTTAGATGGatatatttttatgcaaatctcAAATTACTTCCCCCAGTAGTTAAATTATACTGCTACCGCGGTGAAGTAAATTGAAGCGGaagtaaagcgcatttgataCTCGCCATTTTCCTCAACCCTGTTTTCATCCAGGGTTAATTAACAATGTTGCTTCGTACGCTTTGGTCACACTTTGTGACGAACACAGTTTAGCATCAATTTAACGGAATGACAGATATCCTCatcaaaaaatacaaagacaGTACAGAAACTTTCTCTTTTCGAAGATTAAGGCAAATGGTAAATTTCATTGGGATAATATATGGAATGACTGACCAAATTACCCCTTGTGGGAGTGTTTCAGCAAATTGCAAGACAgcttttagtgtttttttctcgCTGTGCGCATTTGAGAAAACTTACGTTCACAGcttgttgaaaaaagaaaagattaacTTCAACCGTCCGCCtaaccaaaatgaaaaccatTGATTTAAATTAGGGATTGATTTAGACCAtaaaacatgctaaaagaaatgaaaaagtaagaaataaacGCTAGCTGGcatgtcttttcttttttttttcttttttttattttttaatggtTCTACACCAAGCATCCGTTCGATTGAAAGCTTAATTCACATTGACCGGAAACTTTCCCACGGGGTTATTGTCTTTGCCGCAAGAAATGAGTTTGCTCCCCTGGTGTTGAAGTGATATGTGGGACAACATTCACAAGTCATATTCTTGActttttaagtgttttttgctGCGTGTGAAAATATACTTCGAGCAAACAAGCACATATGTTTTAAACGAATATTCAGACGACGCGGAGTCCCTAGGTGAAGGAGAATCAACATTTATATTGCGTACTTTGATGCAAAGTGCTGCAAAGAACACATTTGCGTCAAATcgaagaaatttaaaaaaaatccttcttcagggttttattttaattaaaagtGAATTAAAGTTACCACTgttaaaactgttttttgttgttcttttgttttcttttgttttttttttgttttttatttgtgaaaCGATGTCTTGGACACCAACTTTGTACCATTCACACTTTCATTTTCGTGAAGtaaggcaatttcagcatttttttgtgcGTGTCTCTGTTAAGGcttggctaaactaggaaacactaatgcggaaaaaatgtttctttttatgtttcccggtgtggctaaactgggaaacatatgtttcggacgcaaaatttgtgtccgggaagcaaaaaaGGTTTTTGACTCCAtggtaaaaacattttttgtttccgaacagcaaaatttgtttccgcaacaaatgtttcccgcgcggctaaactgggaacatttgcatccgcaacaatgtttcctagtttagccaggccttaatgGGTTAAAGTAGTAACGTTTTGGGTGAAATTTGGAAATCTAACCAAAAGCATATGTTTGAACTCTTTGCCTGGCCTAATATTATGACAAGAGAAAAGTAATTTAGAAACTTGTGGCTGATACGCCCTAAATAGATTTTTATAACTATAATAAGTATAATATAGACCACATGGTATTCTCAGGggagttttcaaaattttcaaaattaacgTGTACATATACACGCGCGCAGTAGAAAGTATTCCCAAGAATATCATCACTTGATGTgaattgggaaaacaaaatgtacaaatcCGTTACGATTGGCTGGCTGGATTGGGTTTTTTACCTTTTGATTACCAAAATATGGGCGAAAAACAGCTGACTATTGTTTCCGAGTTTTCCAGCAGCGTCCCCATCGAAGAAACACCTCACATACGGCGAGCCTTCTGAAAACGCCTTTTCGGAAAAGGTAGAAATATCCTTGCGaaattaaacaaaagttttcgGTAAAAATTGATTAAAACTAACTTTAGAGCAAGTATTTCAATGAATTTATTCTTGGGATACAACTATCTAATTATACCTTAAACGTCTTTGACAACAGTTGTGCGTTCCACTGTAAAACGAAAGTAAACGTTATTTTGCCAAAAGTATTAATCAGCTGAGCACTGAGTTGTTCTTGAAAGCTGATATTAGAATCGTGAAGTCATGGAAACAGATTTTGTCCCACAATAATGAATCGGTTAAAATTCCCTGCTGAGTTCTGCTCAAAGcctttttttatatataaaaaaagtAGAATTTGAATTATACCATGCTTGGCACTGCGAACAAGAAATGACTTcgtaatttttaaatgttacCGGAAACTGATTGAATTCATTCGCGAATTCATTATGTACCAAGCTATTTTCATCCCCCCAGTTGCCgaaaatgaagtgaaaatattAAAGCGAGATATTTCGCAAATCCGCTAATATGGTTTTTCatttaggtgttttttttattcgtACTTGACACCAATACATTATGATAATATGAAATCAAATCTGAGAAATTcgggttttttttggtctGCTTAGTTTTGGATAACACTCACAGGTGAAAGTTATTTTGAATGTGAACGCataatttgcttttaattcatttcaacCTATGACATGGTCGCATTTTGCACTTTGATTTTGGCAAGTGGGAATGCACCAATTTGTCTGTTTGACTTAAGCAAATGCAATTGTCAATTTCTGCATCTATGCCTTTCAATTCTTTGCTTTTACACAAGGTTTTAAGTTTATtaaaaacgaaataataaTCAGGCTATTTTTGTGTTGTAGTCCCATAAAAAATAATGCGTGGTCTTAAAATTCGTTAGCACAATGGACGTCGAAATACAATGCTTGTTCATTTGTGCGCTTAATTTCCTATTCATTTGGGCGCGTTTGTGTTCGTTTTCCCCTGCTTTTACGCTTCACAGATGGACCAGAAAGAGTGCATATATGCTTTTTGCATTTCATATTCTTCATCTTGTCACCGGATCCTAAGGAAAGCACCTGTGTTAGCTAAAAGGGAGGATCTGAAAAATTACAGGACTGTTGACATGTATATCACTAACAAAACTATGACGACACGGCGTAAATTCAGCTGCGTTTTCCGCTAAAGCCGATGAGGAAATCGTTCACTTCCTACGCTTGTAAATACTGAAGAAGGATGGCCGTACGAAGTGCATTTATCTGGAGTTTCCACATCTTTGTCATAAACTTGTTACTTAGTTTTTACGGCCGTGCGGAAGATGACCATCAAAATTGCATCCATGTACCTGTATTTTTTAATACCGATGGCATTTATGAAAAGTTTGTCTTCAACTCGGCGATGAAATTTTACACAAGAAGGGAATCCGAAAACAGGAACAAGTCTTTCAACGATTTCGAGCTGATTATGCATTTTTCACGGATTCATTTTATGAATCACCCCTCGCGTAATGAAGGCCTGGCTTCGTTAATTCCAAAAGTTTCAAATATGACTTCTTCCACCCGAGGAGCAATTTTCGTGGATGTGACAAAACACAGTTTGGCCTATTCGGCGCTTTTTGATAGCGTTTCAATCCCTTCTGTGGGATTATTTCGTAGCCAAAACGGAATTCCAATTACACAGGTaagataaaaattttgcatgtGGTTGTTCGTACAGCTTGCACTTAATATATGTATTTAGCTTTTAGATAGGTGGTTTATAGAATAAGGATTTTGCAGAGAAAGATCGATCCGTTAACGAGAAACTTCGATAAATCAGTGTTTTAACTTTGAATTCAAGCAGTTTTTGACGCAGCCGTCTGAATAACAATAACGTTTTATTGATGTCtgccaaaaaaatgttttgactCCAATTCGTTGACTCTGTGTTGTCTATTTAAGAAGGGTTTGCTTTTGTCACGGTGCTCGTACcgaaaattatgaaaagaaaatattttttcgttCTTCTTTTTATACTTAGCAGAATTATTTTAGTCAAAgcgagtttttcttttttcgagAGTAGAATTTCATTAAATCGGTTCCCGGCCTCATTTTGTGCGATTAATCTAACACAACATGTTAATTTCTTCATAAGCACAGTTTTTTGCATCTAGCGTTAATCTGGCTTAGCAAGTTAAGATATAATGATTCCAAAATGTATTTATCAATTAACaatcaagggaaaaaaagataaataccAACTTCAAATATGCGGAtacttttaatattttatcaaataTAATATTTGCCGAGCACATATTACTGTTATCGTTtcgttattattatatttttccaCACAAGTTTAATCTACAGGACGCGATTCTAGAATCATCTATCATTAAAAGAACTTGTACACTTACGAGTGGTAAATAAATCCAGCCATCCAAAAGGTACCTCATTCACTGGCTTTTGTACAATACAGAATGCAAATTCAATTCCAATATATGTTTCTAGGTCTTTTTGAAAATCCAAACTATTATTCAGATTAAAAATTACATTGTTTTCGTTAGTTTCTGTTTCCAACATCTTCATGTTACAGTCTATTTCTATAAATGTCAACCTGAAAACTGAATGGAACAAGTACGAAGTGCTTTTAATATGCCAGTTGTTTACCATTCACTAAAACCCGGAAATTCTGGTAATATTGTAAAGAGGCGGTCGTAAACAATTTGTAAAATTGGATATTCTACCGCGGCAGTCATGGATATAAAATTTGCACACGTATAGAAGTTTCTGCGTTTcatcttctttctttctttttttgctgtttttgcaAGCATGTCCATTTGCCTGAGTCTCAAGTTTCAAAGAGCACCAAACAGAAAACTTTGAGAGacgagaaaacaaacaatcctTTGTATTTTGAGAGCACTTGTAAAGACGAAGTTTTAATATTAAATGCAAAGTTTTTAATTCCTTTGTAGGAAAGCTCCGGTGGCAGTGGATTAACACGAGTATCTGCGCCATCTGTTGTAGAGTACGCAAACGCCATGATAGAGATGATGCACAAAATGGGATGGCAAAGCCTCTGCCTTGTGGTTTCATCAACTTATGATGGAAAAATATTTGCCGATGCTATGAAAAACCTCGCATCGAGAGAAAAATTGACTCGGGTGTCAACAGTTTGGATAAACGGAGTCGAAAATTTAACTGAAACGAGGAGAGATCTTCGTAATGTTATTGCGAAGAAAACAGACGTGCTGATAACTCATCTTGGTCTTTCAACGTATGATATCAATGAGATATTTCAAATGATCAGTGAGTTACGATATCTCCAAAACAGCGGGTTTTGGCTGGTCAGTGACGTAACAATTTATGGAGTGCGAAGTTTGACCTTACTTCCACCTGGCATCATTATGATTAGTGCCCGGTCTCCCGAGATGCGACACGACCCTGAGCTGTATATAAACGCATTGTATGATTCCTTTGTTCTGTTTGAGAGCGCTTTCAAGCGATCCTTACAAGTTCTCGgtgaagaaaagacaaaagacaaTTTTTCTTCAGTAAAATGGAATAGTTTGCGAGAAAGTACGACCAGGTAAGTAACGATTaatatggatttctagtttctaaagaaactgtggtgctgcaccagtgggagagatgaaaacaaacatttggttttatcaaacgagttaataaaggttgaattaccaccgtgaaaggtttagaaagctgacgtttcgagcgttagcccttcgtcagagcgaataacgctcgaaacgtcagctttctaaatctttcacggtggtaattcaacctttattaactcgtttgataaatatagattattacatgttaagagcctgatatcgtttttattcacaagtttTTAGTACCATATCGcaaacgagcgagtcttcgagcgagtgagcggtatggtattaaaaacgagtgaatgaaaacgatatcaggctgttaacatgtaataatttgtttattacatgcttaaaaaaatcaatccaccaagttgaagtacaagaaagcgttgataaaactgcaaagcaattcttcgcgccaaatttgacgccaggcgtcagctaaaatctaaaatataacgtgcaacccaattggtccaaccaaattattacaatctatttgattggacaattcaaacccgtgaagtgatatgatatcatttgactcagtgaaatgatatcatatcacttcacgggtatcattttatTCACgtctttatcacactgatattcacacataatatgtaataaaaccaaatttttgacgattaATATGTTTGGTCAGCTTCTGTggtagttgttgttgttgttttttcttgtaagAGGATATTTGCTGTTCTGTCATCTTTCTGACACTGCTCGTTTTTGGTCAGTTCTTGTTGGTGAGTACGTCACGTATGGGGACATATTATGTATGACAAGCAAACAGTCATGCATGAATACGCTTACCGCTGAACCAAAACATCATGGACCTTAATGGAAAGATAAATTGAGCAATCACCAATGGCCTAGCAGCTGAAGGAGAGAAAAGGCCAATCGTAACGCCAAGAAATAGCAAGTGATGCAGCCGACGTTAAGAGCAGGTTAACGCATGTAAATCAGTCCCTTTCGGTTCCGCTATGACTATGAATGAGGATACCGCTATTTTTGAGCCAATAGAGCATTTCACATGACACCACAGGAAAAATGTTGGTAAACTTTGATCAGTCTATTTTGATACAAATTGAATCTTTTGTTTGAGTATACAAGTACGTGTGTGAACTGAAAACGTCCCTTACAACTGCTCAACAATAGAAGTTAACGTGAATCTCGGACTTGAACTAACAATAACTAGTTTTGGGACATTTCTAATCAAACACTTAATGTAACCATTCTTGTTTTTTGGCTTGTATAGGAACTTAAAAGAAATTCATATCTCTGGGAGGAGCTTCTTGTTTGGGGAACATTCTAAGTCGGTCCAATTGCAATCTGGTGCAACTTTTCATATTTCCAAGCTTAAAGCTGATCTTCATGGCAAAAAGCACTGGATCCAAATAGGAATGATCACGGCTTCGGGCCTTGCATTGGAACCTGTTCAGGGACTCAATGGAAACACGCTGTTTCCGCTCCTTCACCCAAAGCGCCCTACTCTACGAGTCCCAGTGGTTTTGTCATCGCCTCACGTGAGTGTTCAAGACCCTTCCTTGACGGAGACCAATGAACCGTGTATGGGGAGAGCGCTTCCTTGTTATAAATACGACGGAGGCGTTTCAACGCAACAAACTAAAAAACTTTTATGTTGTTTCGGATCTTCCATAGACTTTTTGAAGTTCTTACAAAGGGACCTTGGTTTCGATACGGAAATTTACATTGTTCCCGATGGACAATTCGGAAAATATGACAATGCTTCAGGAAATTGGAGTGGAATTATGAATGAGATCGTCTCTGGAAAAGCTGACCTGGCGCTGGATTTATCCCTTAATAAGCAGCGTATGAAGGTTGTAGAACTGGCTTACCCAACTGTTCCAACGTCACTCAACATCCTTGTTAAGAAAGAATATTCACACTCTAAAGTTGGTATGTTGGTTTCTGTGTTCGTTGTTCTCTAATAGGCAACATCCTATGCTCAAAAAAGCGTTAGCAACTCTGAGAGACTTCAacctcctttttcttttctcaaacAGATCAAATAATATGTTCGCTCAtatgaccagaagccatatttgcataatgaaacaaaaggagggatttgcataaaaatagagtttaatccccaaaagaatatttcactcctccaacatggccgccgtttctttgctTACttctccaacatggccgccgtgacgtcatatgaacacactctattgaCTTTCGCGATCGACGAAGGAGAAAGTAAGCCAAATCTTGTCTCAGAAATTAAAATCTTTGAGCTGGAATAGAATATAATAGAATacaatagaatagaatagaagaAGAATAGAATGTAATAGAATAGAAGAGTACTTTAACCCAAACCTAAACCTCAACAACGTACTCTAATATTGGGAGAGCTTCTACGCTCTCTAGAAGTCTTGAATCCCAATGTAGATAGAAGTAAATTACGCGTTTGCCTTCGTTTTAGCTGATAAGCCGACCGTCTGAATGTTTCAAAGGACTGCGCCGGATCACTCAGCCAATCCAATCAGAAGCAAACGCAACCGCTAATCTTTCGAGGTATGAGGGCTCTTCTGTATTATCATACTGCCCTCTACCACTCATAGAGCAGCTTCAACGACACGTATAAACTAACactatgaaaacaattttcctttcttcttcagCATCACAATGGTTTTCGTGGTTGAAACCTTTCCGACTGGATCTCTGGATTGCTATCCTGGTCACTTGCAACGTAGTGTTGTTTGCAGTGTGGTGGCTGGACAGGAAGAGTCCAAAAGGATATTATCACATTCTAAAGGACAGTGATGAAGATGCCTTCACACTGTTAGGTAAGAAATCTAATATCGATGGCTGGGCTTTATAAATTATCACAACAGAGGTTTTCGATATCGGTCATTTGTAAAGGAAAACTACTTAAATACAGAAACAGCTACATGACATCTCAAATCTGTGAAAATTTCCGAAGCacttcattaacttttttgtaaGCTAATTATTTTACAGTAAAAAGGCCAGTATAAGCATTAGAGTTATCCTTATCCAGTTATTCCAAATGGTTATGCTCGCTTGAGAGGCAGATTCCAAATGGTCGAATAAAGAGACAAAACGAACACTTCGTGAAGTATACAAGAACGAGTTTGCGTTTGTGAGCTAAAACCTTCCGTAAGGACCACAACTGATGTGCCCTGTTAGTCACTAGGCCaaacatttttatgcaaatatgcTCTAATTCAATTGGCTTAGTTCACCAAATCATTGCAGATTCCATGAGCTATGTGTGGGGCGTCGCTTTCAGTAAGGACATTGGCGCAGAGAAAACCCCTCGTAGCAATGGCGCCCGCCTTGTGTCAGCGGTATACGCATTCTTAGCCCTGGTGATCGTCAACACCTACTGTGCAAATCTGATGGCGTTCCTAGTTCAAGACTCTCCCATTCTTCCAATAACTGGTATTCTTGATAAAAAGGTACGTGACTGTTACACTGATGAAGAAGGAGTTTAAGCAAagacaacggcaacgaaaacgacgacgccagaaaacaatgatctgattggttaaatgaggaaaaataatcgtgctgcacgtgtgggACGCACTTTAgcacaattctttgacgtagtctgcgaaatgaccaaatttaaggttttaacgacaacgtgaacactcaaCAGTAATATTTCATTCCTATATCTGCTTCAACTGTGCTTCTACAAGTCCATTTACATCTTGCTCTGTCAACagtaaaggatgcgaggaagaagcaaatATTACAAAATAGCCACCATTTCCCAAGTGGGTTTTTCGTTGCTGTtcccgtcgttgctgcttaaaaTCACTAAAGATAAGCGGGTCTTTGCAATCGTATCTCCACTTCAAAACTGGATGGAAAAGTTGAtcaaccaaaaaccaaaaccctGTCACAATAAAGAGCGAAAAATAAATGGTTGCTCCAGTTAGAACACCACCTAAAAGTATCTAAAATTTAATGTCCTC carries:
- the LOC141875446 gene encoding glutamate receptor ionotropic, NMDA 1-like → MAVRSAFIWSFHIFVINLLLSFYGRAEDDHQNCIHVPVFFNTDGIYEKFVFNSAMKFYTRRESENRNKSFNDFELIMHFSRIHFMNHPSRNEGLASLIPKVSNMTSSTRGAIFVDVTKHSLAYSALFDSVSIPSVGLFRSQNGIPITQESSGGSGLTRVSAPSVVEYANAMIEMMHKMGWQSLCLVVSSTYDGKIFADAMKNLASREKLTRVSTVWINGVENLTETRRDLRNVIAKKTDVLITHLGLSTYDINEIFQMISELRYLQNSGFWLVSDVTIYGVRSLTLLPPGIIMISARSPEMRHDPELYINALYDSFVLFESAFKRSLQVLGEEKTKDNFSSVKWNSLRESTTRNLKEIHISGRSFLFGEHSKSVQLQSGATFHISKLKADLHGKKHWIQIGMITASGLALEPVQGLNGNTLFPLLHPKRPTLRVPVVLSSPHVSVQDPSLTETNEPCMGRALPCYKYDGGVSTQQTKKLLCCFGSSIDFLKFLQRDLGFDTEIYIVPDGQFGKYDNASGNWSGIMNEIVSGKADLALDLSLNKQRMKVVELAYPTVPTSLNILVKKEYSHSKVASQWFSWLKPFRLDLWIAILVTCNVVLFAVWWLDRKSPKGYYHILKDSDEDAFTLLDSMSYVWGVAFSKDIGAEKTPRSNGARLVSAVYAFLALVIVNTYCANLMAFLVQDSPILPITGILDKKLTDKSLFPPSGFKLGITRGSNEEAYFKYHVEDSFRKIYHNNLKVHLVDSFKEGIRQLKSNHLQGMIGDTHSLQEAMNQDPRCIYGLAGPNFYTHGYGFAFPKGSPWVQQATLSVLKNQENGSIETIMDYWLNRKVCQTVPVSKLDYDKFVGLFLLIVGVIAFSFTALLSEILIIFLLIKFGKRLGPLGKFLKRMIFSVRKGEENDIRIKWMQLYKQSKSKKPGEAQTNSTSDVSFRSKASFYNLSFELNSELLDTDVCSEQVLNLRRFQMLESAENAPVNGDIFNPKEANTDQRDDVAQHKQSGVTTAEFSELSSF